The Xanthomonas sp. DAR 34887 genome has a segment encoding these proteins:
- the fliM gene encoding flagellar motor switch protein FliM, which translates to MTDLLSQDEIDALLHGVDAGAVDTGPPPPAPGEARQYDFSSQDRIIRGRMPTLEMVNERFARLWRIGLFNLIRRSADLSVRGIDLIKFNDYMHSLYVPSNLNLIKFKPLRGTGLIVFEPTLVFTVVDNFFGGDGRYPTRIEGREFTPTEMRVIQLMLKQTFADLHEAWAPVMDVEFEYINSEVNPHFANIVTPREYVVVSRFHVELEGGGGEIHITLPYSMLEPIRELLDAGIQSDRVDRDESWNIMLREQLNTAEVTVSSVLAQKQMTLRELTRLKIGDVLPIELPKQVPLCVENIPVFTGEFGISRGQNAVKITSTQPPGALRRRPALQEDAS; encoded by the coding sequence ATGACCGACCTGCTTTCCCAAGACGAAATCGATGCGCTACTGCATGGCGTCGATGCCGGTGCGGTGGACACCGGCCCGCCGCCGCCGGCCCCCGGCGAAGCGCGCCAGTACGATTTTTCCAGCCAGGACCGGATCATCCGCGGGCGCATGCCCACGCTGGAAATGGTCAACGAGCGCTTCGCGCGGCTGTGGCGCATCGGCCTGTTCAACCTGATCCGGCGCTCGGCCGACCTGTCGGTGCGCGGCATCGACCTGATCAAGTTCAACGACTACATGCACTCGCTGTACGTGCCGAGCAATCTGAACCTGATCAAGTTCAAGCCGCTGCGCGGCACCGGCCTGATCGTGTTCGAGCCGACCCTGGTGTTCACCGTGGTCGACAACTTCTTCGGCGGCGACGGCCGCTATCCCACCCGCATCGAAGGCCGCGAATTTACCCCGACCGAGATGCGGGTGATCCAGCTGATGCTCAAGCAGACCTTCGCCGACCTGCACGAGGCCTGGGCGCCGGTGATGGACGTGGAGTTCGAATACATCAACTCCGAGGTCAACCCGCACTTCGCCAACATCGTCACTCCGCGCGAGTACGTGGTGGTCAGCCGCTTCCACGTGGAGCTGGAAGGCGGCGGCGGCGAGATCCACATCACCCTGCCGTACTCGATGCTGGAGCCGATCCGCGAGCTGCTCGACGCCGGCATCCAGAGCGACCGCGTGGACCGCGACGAGAGCTGGAACATCATGCTGCGCGAGCAGCTCAACACCGCCGAGGTCACCGTCTCCAGCGTGCTGGCGCAGAAGCAGATGACCTTGCGCGAGCTGACCCGGCTGAAGATCGGCGACGTGCTGCCGATCGAGCTGCCCAAGCAAGTGCCGCTGTGCGTGGAGAACATCCCGGTGTTCACCGGCGAGTTCGGCATTTCCCGCGGCCAGAACGCCGTGAAGATCACTTCGACCCAACCCCCTGGCGCGCTGCGCCGCCGCCCCGCCCTTCAGGAAGACGCGTCATGA
- a CDS encoding flagellar hook-length control protein FliK — MSNALSALGANVRASASGSNAEAQGQDRSGGQDFDKLLGNDSARAAPKPAPRPNAKSQQASAGKDKDAAAKRPDATDDSASEPARSAQAGNQAARDSEKSSEDSKAPGKDSKVDAKKGEDGEEDAGWPPAGLAGIGMSLLPTLAAAALPAASAGPLGAAGLAIGVAGAAAQGVAALLGGDTLAAAAGADTAAAGAAATAAAPATAAANTGASAAGGFGGMLAQAAGAAAQAASGGDAAAPVAALAALASATDKSADSGSDVASSGTDPINLLATAGIHAPARSADTAAPFTGSPTPTPNLHGDNFDDELGTRMSWLADQKIGHAHIKLSPAELGPVEVRLHLSGDQVNASFSSAQPEVRQALENSLPRLRDMLGQHGFQLGQADVGQQQQQASQNARQGNGSNGGGGLNGGAGDEVLGSVGIPSVVLRQRGLLDAYA; from the coding sequence ATGAGCAACGCACTTTCCGCGCTGGGCGCCAACGTCCGCGCCAGCGCCTCCGGCAGCAACGCCGAGGCGCAGGGCCAGGACCGCAGCGGCGGCCAGGACTTCGACAAGCTGCTCGGCAACGACAGCGCGCGCGCCGCGCCCAAGCCGGCGCCTCGGCCGAACGCCAAATCGCAGCAGGCATCCGCCGGCAAGGACAAGGACGCGGCGGCGAAACGGCCGGACGCGACCGACGACAGCGCCAGCGAGCCGGCGCGCAGCGCGCAGGCCGGCAACCAGGCCGCGCGCGACAGCGAAAAGAGCAGCGAGGACAGCAAGGCGCCGGGCAAGGACAGCAAGGTCGACGCCAAGAAAGGCGAGGACGGCGAGGAAGACGCCGGCTGGCCGCCGGCCGGCCTGGCCGGCATCGGCATGAGCCTGTTGCCGACGCTCGCCGCGGCAGCGCTGCCGGCCGCGAGCGCCGGTCCGCTGGGCGCGGCCGGCCTGGCGATCGGCGTCGCCGGCGCCGCCGCGCAGGGCGTGGCCGCGCTGCTCGGCGGCGACACCCTGGCCGCGGCGGCCGGCGCCGACACCGCCGCGGCCGGTGCGGCTGCGACCGCCGCCGCGCCGGCGACCGCCGCAGCCAACACCGGTGCCAGCGCCGCCGGCGGCTTCGGCGGCATGCTGGCACAGGCCGCCGGGGCCGCCGCGCAGGCCGCCAGCGGCGGCGATGCCGCCGCCCCGGTCGCCGCGCTGGCGGCGCTGGCGAGCGCCACCGACAAGAGCGCCGACAGCGGCAGCGATGTCGCCAGCAGCGGGACCGATCCGATCAACCTGCTGGCCACGGCCGGGATCCACGCGCCGGCGCGCAGCGCCGATACCGCCGCGCCGTTCACCGGCTCGCCGACCCCGACCCCGAACCTGCACGGCGACAACTTCGACGACGAACTGGGCACGCGCATGAGCTGGCTGGCGGACCAGAAGATCGGCCACGCGCACATCAAGCTCAGCCCGGCCGAGCTGGGCCCGGTCGAGGTGCGCCTGCACCTGAGCGGCGACCAGGTCAACGCCAGCTTCAGCAGCGCCCAGCCGGAAGTGCGCCAGGCGCTGGAGAACAGCCTGCCGCGGCTGCGCGACATGCTCGGCCAGCACGGCTTCCAGCTCGGCCAGGCGGATGTGGGCCAGCAGCAACAGCAGGCCTCGCAGAACGCCCGCCAGGGCAACGGGTCCAACGGCGGCGGTGGCCTCAATGGCGGCGCTGGCGACGAAGTGCTGGGCAGCGTCGGGATTCCGTCGGTGGTGCTGCGCCAGCGCGGCCTGCTCGACGCCTACGCGTAA
- the fliP gene encoding flagellar type III secretion system pore protein FliP (The bacterial flagellar biogenesis protein FliP forms a type III secretion system (T3SS)-type pore required for flagellar assembly.) gives MLPRWNRYARGLRLLLILLALSLLPALGWAQAAQQAPAAPAAQNAAPTLPSLPEVNVGKVGAQPVSLPLQTLLLMTAITLLPSMLLVLTAFTRITIVLGLLRQAMGTGQTPSNQVLMGLALFLTALVMMPVWEKAWGQGMSPYLNGQLDFQTAWTLTTQPLRAFMLAQVREADLMTFAGMAGNGTYSGPDAIPFPVLVASFVTSELKTAFEIGFLIFIPFVIIDLVVASVLMSMGMMMMSPMLISAPFKILLFVLVDGWVLTVGTLAASFNGV, from the coding sequence ATGTTGCCTCGTTGGAACCGTTACGCGCGCGGCCTGCGCCTGCTGCTGATCCTGCTGGCGCTGAGCCTGCTGCCGGCGCTGGGCTGGGCCCAGGCCGCGCAGCAAGCGCCCGCCGCGCCGGCCGCACAGAACGCCGCCCCGACCCTGCCCTCGCTGCCGGAAGTGAATGTCGGCAAGGTCGGCGCGCAGCCGGTGAGCCTGCCGCTGCAGACCCTGCTGCTGATGACCGCGATCACCCTGCTGCCGTCGATGCTGCTGGTGCTGACCGCGTTCACCCGCATCACCATCGTGCTCGGTCTGCTGCGCCAGGCGATGGGCACCGGGCAGACCCCGTCCAACCAGGTGCTGATGGGCCTGGCACTGTTCCTGACCGCGCTGGTGATGATGCCGGTGTGGGAGAAGGCCTGGGGCCAGGGCATGAGCCCCTACCTCAACGGCCAGCTCGACTTCCAGACCGCGTGGACCCTGACCACCCAGCCGCTGCGCGCGTTCATGCTGGCGCAGGTGCGCGAGGCCGACCTGATGACCTTCGCCGGCATGGCCGGCAACGGCACCTACAGCGGCCCCGACGCGATTCCATTTCCGGTGCTGGTGGCCTCGTTCGTGACCTCGGAACTGAAGACCGCGTTCGAGATCGGCTTCCTGATCTTCATCCCGTTCGTGATCATCGATCTGGTGGTGGCCAGCGTGCTGATGTCGATGGGCATGATGATGATGTCGCCGATGCTGATCTCGGCACCGTTCAAGATCCTGTTGTTCGTGCTGGTCGACGGCTGGGTGCTGACCGTCGGCACCCTCGCCGCCAGCTTCAACGGAGTCTGA
- the fliJ gene encoding flagellar export protein FliJ — MMQSQRIDPLLRRAQQHEDEVARDLAERQRALETHESRLEELRRYAEEYANSQMAATSLAQLANRRAFLDRLESAVQQQCQTVDRNREKVEMERSRLLLASRDKQVLEQLAASYRAQERKVDDRRSQREMDDIGARRVRLAVAAADSDNDNGDSR; from the coding sequence ATGATGCAATCACAGCGTATCGATCCCCTGCTCCGCCGCGCCCAGCAACACGAGGACGAGGTCGCACGCGACCTGGCCGAGCGCCAGCGTGCGCTGGAGACCCACGAGTCGCGGCTGGAAGAACTGCGCCGCTACGCCGAGGAATACGCCAACAGCCAGATGGCCGCGACCAGCCTGGCGCAACTGGCCAACCGCCGCGCGTTCCTGGATCGCCTGGAAAGCGCGGTGCAGCAGCAATGCCAGACCGTGGACCGCAATCGCGAGAAGGTGGAGATGGAGCGCAGCCGGCTGTTGCTGGCCAGCCGCGACAAGCAGGTGCTGGAACAGCTGGCGGCCAGCTACCGCGCCCAGGAACGCAAGGTCGACGACCGCCGCAGCCAGCGCGAGATGGACGACATCGGCGCGCGCCGCGTGCGCCTGGCGGTGGCCGCGGCCGACAGCGACAACGACAACGGAGACAGCCGATGA
- a CDS encoding flagellar basal body-associated FliL family protein, with amino-acid sequence MAAAADKSKKSADAKEAPEGGKSKKKLLIIVIAAVLVLGGGGAGAWFFLKKPDAEHGKAAAKTAELPKPAQYFAMDPAFVVNLNGSTDDGPHYLQMEVQLMTRDPEELKLITENAPAIRAHLLMLFSQVQAQDIADIAGRKKLQAAALADAQKLMTAETGKKCVEDLLFTSFVTQ; translated from the coding sequence GTGGCAGCAGCAGCCGACAAATCGAAGAAATCCGCCGACGCCAAAGAGGCCCCCGAGGGCGGCAAGTCGAAGAAGAAGCTGCTGATCATCGTCATCGCCGCGGTGCTGGTGCTGGGCGGCGGCGGCGCCGGCGCCTGGTTCTTCCTGAAGAAGCCCGATGCCGAGCACGGCAAGGCCGCGGCCAAGACCGCCGAGCTGCCCAAGCCGGCGCAGTACTTCGCCATGGACCCGGCGTTCGTGGTCAATCTCAACGGCAGCACGGACGACGGCCCGCACTACCTGCAGATGGAAGTGCAGCTGATGACCCGCGACCCGGAAGAACTGAAGCTGATCACCGAGAACGCGCCGGCGATCCGTGCGCACCTGCTGATGCTGTTCTCGCAGGTGCAGGCGCAGGACATTGCCGACATTGCCGGGCGCAAGAAGCTGCAGGCCGCGGCGCTGGCCGACGCGCAGAAGCTGATGACCGCCGAGACCGGCAAGAAGTGCGTGGAAGACCTGCTGTTCACCAGCTTCGTGACCCAGTAA
- the fliR gene encoding flagellar biosynthetic protein FliR — protein MDSATQMVIDGQQAFAMVGAILWTMLRIGAMLMVMPLVGTRAVPARIRVMLAATLAMALAPLLPPVPDWNGFDAAVVLSVARELAVGASMGFMLRLIFEAGAMAGELVSQSTGLGFAQMADPLRGVTSGVIGQWFYLAFGLLFFTANGHLAVVQLLVDSYKALPIGNALPDAQAMASVAPDFFMSMMRGALTLALPVMVAMLAVNLAFGALAKAAPALNPIQLGLPVAVVIGLALLAVLVGEMGPPVQRLFDAAFDAARQVTA, from the coding sequence ATGGATTCGGCAACGCAAATGGTCATCGATGGCCAGCAGGCCTTCGCGATGGTCGGGGCGATCCTGTGGACGATGCTGCGCATCGGCGCGATGCTGATGGTGATGCCGCTGGTCGGCACCCGTGCGGTGCCCGCGCGGATTCGGGTGATGCTGGCGGCGACGCTGGCGATGGCGCTGGCGCCGCTGCTGCCGCCGGTGCCGGACTGGAACGGCTTCGATGCCGCGGTGGTGCTGAGCGTGGCGCGCGAACTGGCGGTCGGCGCGAGCATGGGCTTCATGCTGCGGCTGATCTTCGAAGCCGGCGCGATGGCCGGCGAACTGGTCTCGCAGAGCACCGGCCTGGGTTTCGCGCAGATGGCCGATCCGCTGCGCGGAGTCACCTCCGGGGTGATCGGGCAGTGGTTCTACCTGGCCTTCGGCCTGCTGTTCTTCACCGCCAACGGCCACCTGGCTGTGGTGCAGCTGTTGGTGGACAGCTACAAGGCGCTGCCGATCGGCAACGCGCTGCCGGACGCGCAGGCGATGGCCTCGGTGGCGCCGGACTTCTTCATGAGCATGATGCGCGGCGCGCTGACCCTTGCGCTGCCGGTGATGGTGGCGATGCTGGCGGTGAACCTGGCGTTCGGCGCACTGGCCAAGGCCGCGCCGGCGCTGAATCCGATCCAGCTCGGCCTGCCGGTGGCGGTGGTGATCGGCCTGGCGCTGCTGGCGGTGCTGGTCGGCGAGATGGGGCCGCCGGTGCAGCGCCTGTTCGATGCCGCCTTCGACGCCGCCAGGCAGGTCACCGCCTAG
- the fliO gene encoding flagellar biosynthetic protein FliO produces MSLVLAAATQAAKSASGVGSAAPSPPSLVGAVFALLLVLGLILGMAWVLKRLPGSGFRPAEGLRVVASLAVGAKERVVVLEVNGEQLLLGVSPGGVRTLHRLPEPLPQAPAPSLPNLKQLKNLPDFAQLLAQKLRKDK; encoded by the coding sequence GTGAGCCTGGTGCTCGCGGCCGCCACCCAGGCGGCCAAGTCGGCCTCGGGCGTCGGCAGCGCCGCGCCCTCGCCGCCCAGCCTGGTCGGTGCGGTGTTCGCGTTGCTGCTGGTGCTGGGACTGATCCTGGGCATGGCCTGGGTGCTCAAGCGCCTGCCCGGCAGCGGCTTCCGCCCGGCCGAAGGCCTGCGCGTGGTGGCCAGCCTGGCGGTCGGCGCCAAGGAGCGCGTGGTGGTGCTCGAGGTCAACGGCGAGCAGCTGCTGCTGGGCGTGTCGCCGGGCGGGGTACGCACCTTGCATCGCCTGCCCGAGCCGCTGCCGCAAGCGCCGGCGCCGTCGCTGCCGAACCTCAAGCAGCTCAAGAACCTCCCCGATTTCGCCCAGCTGCTGGCGCAGAAGCTGCGCAAGGACAAATGA
- a CDS encoding flagellar biosynthetic protein FliQ, producing MSPELALTELRGGLITVLWVAGPLLLSMLVVGVVIGVFQAATQLNEPTIAFIAKVITLTAMLFATGSMLLAHLVEYTTMLFQRIPHLIG from the coding sequence ATGAGTCCCGAATTGGCCCTGACCGAACTGCGCGGCGGCCTGATCACCGTGCTGTGGGTGGCCGGCCCGTTGCTGCTGTCGATGCTGGTGGTGGGCGTGGTGATCGGCGTGTTCCAGGCCGCCACCCAGCTCAACGAACCGACCATCGCCTTCATCGCCAAGGTCATCACCCTGACCGCGATGCTGTTCGCCACCGGCAGCATGCTGCTGGCGCACCTGGTCGAGTACACCACCATGCTGTTCCAGCGCATTCCGCATCTGATCGGCTAG
- a CDS encoding diguanylate cyclase, whose amino-acid sequence MPNSHPPPSPSPSRGIAWRLAALFALCAWIGAAAAQEYGFRDYAQADGLQGLSINCLYADRHGVVWACTELGLHRYERERFEQVGKDAGVGSPLVYAIAEDRRQRMWVGASNALYVGDGRRFATVPGADGRRLPIDQGQSLATFGDAIVALNGKQPLRISDSAAGGWQVAPLRSADGAPLADVSSVTAIGEALWLGCGHQLCRLDAQGRLQRFGRADGVPEDTWLALLRDREGTLWARGVHHVLAWPAGAAGFGERPPPPGSGLSTMAVGINLVEDAAGRILTRSDTGLLRWEGGHWRAFERAQGLGALAANISPMLSDRQGRLWMGTRGRGVQRWLGYGLIQHWEEPQGLAIGPTWAILRSRGDGRLYVGSEMGANVLDPDSGRMRPLTDGDGQALRQSVQLVDAADGSLWLGQSSGRVLQLDRGSGRMLERAKVPSALKWMFFDDAGTLWILTSRGLFLLPAGERNAQPAREVPRDQFVGGGYDAHHRLWLVGQNGLYLRQAQGWQPIRLRGTGLPDAELDKFSIGASDDVWLSFGDVGVWRGRFEPCSASVSLRKVDDPLLARIVPYVLRQDRQRRVWVGSSQGLDLWSGERWIRVTQAEGLLWDDTSESAFFEDTDGSVWIGNSKGVSQILDPARLFAARPLRLQLLRASRAGKPVVAGAQLPWSQQPIDIAFSVPGAVGGSDSIGFRYRLEGLQEQWASTQQAHLTYTLLSPGRYALEVQALDERQRARSNVVRLEFTILPPWWRSPLAWMAYLLAAALLLTVVWRWRVKQLLVRERTLARLVAERTQELEHDKRELEQARAALALKSVRDDLTGLLNRVGILDALAVQIQRCRNDGSPLAVAMIDLDHFKQINDQHGHLIGDAVLARVGRRMTANLRGADQIGRYGGEELLAVLPGLAPPAQNPLRALHQVIAATPFLTDAGLLEVTASIGVAWYRDGESVQQLLSRADDALYRAKHGGRNRIELHLDPALGASVPR is encoded by the coding sequence GTGCCGAACAGCCACCCGCCGCCGTCGCCCTCCCCGTCGCGCGGCATCGCATGGCGGCTCGCCGCGCTGTTCGCGCTGTGCGCCTGGATCGGCGCCGCCGCGGCGCAGGAATACGGTTTCCGCGACTATGCGCAGGCCGACGGCCTGCAGGGCCTGAGCATCAACTGCCTGTACGCCGACCGGCACGGCGTGGTCTGGGCCTGCACCGAGCTGGGCCTGCACCGCTACGAGCGCGAACGCTTCGAACAGGTCGGCAAGGACGCCGGCGTCGGCAGCCCGCTGGTCTATGCGATCGCCGAGGATCGCCGGCAACGCATGTGGGTCGGCGCGTCCAATGCGCTGTACGTCGGCGACGGTCGCCGCTTCGCCACCGTACCCGGCGCCGACGGGCGACGCCTGCCGATCGACCAGGGGCAATCGCTGGCGACGTTCGGCGATGCGATCGTCGCGCTCAACGGCAAGCAGCCGCTGCGGATCTCCGACAGCGCCGCCGGCGGCTGGCAGGTCGCACCGCTGCGCAGCGCCGACGGTGCGCCACTGGCCGATGTCTCCAGCGTCACCGCGATCGGCGAGGCGCTGTGGCTGGGCTGCGGCCATCAGCTGTGCCGGCTGGATGCGCAGGGCCGCCTGCAGCGGTTCGGCCGCGCCGACGGCGTTCCCGAGGACACCTGGCTGGCGCTGCTGCGCGACCGCGAGGGCACGCTGTGGGCGCGCGGCGTCCACCACGTGCTGGCCTGGCCGGCCGGCGCGGCGGGTTTCGGCGAACGTCCGCCGCCGCCCGGCAGCGGCCTGTCGACGATGGCGGTGGGCATCAACTTGGTCGAGGATGCCGCCGGCCGGATACTGACCCGCAGCGACACCGGCCTGCTGCGCTGGGAAGGCGGGCATTGGCGCGCGTTCGAGCGCGCGCAGGGGCTGGGTGCGCTGGCGGCCAACATTTCGCCGATGCTCAGCGATCGCCAGGGGCGTCTGTGGATGGGTACCCGCGGCCGCGGCGTGCAGCGCTGGCTGGGCTATGGGCTGATCCAGCACTGGGAAGAACCGCAGGGATTGGCGATCGGACCGACCTGGGCGATCCTGCGCAGCCGCGGCGACGGCCGGCTATACGTCGGCAGCGAAATGGGTGCCAACGTGCTCGATCCCGACAGCGGCCGCATGCGCCCGCTGACCGACGGCGACGGACAGGCGCTGCGGCAGTCGGTGCAGTTGGTCGATGCCGCCGACGGCAGCCTGTGGCTGGGCCAGTCGTCCGGGCGCGTGTTGCAGCTGGATCGCGGCAGCGGCCGCATGCTGGAGCGGGCCAAGGTGCCATCGGCGCTGAAGTGGATGTTCTTCGACGATGCCGGCACCCTGTGGATCCTGACCAGCCGCGGCCTGTTCCTGCTGCCGGCGGGCGAACGCAACGCACAGCCGGCGCGCGAGGTGCCGCGCGACCAGTTCGTCGGCGGCGGCTACGATGCGCACCACCGTCTGTGGCTGGTCGGCCAGAACGGCCTGTACCTGCGCCAGGCGCAGGGCTGGCAGCCGATCCGCCTGCGCGGCACGGGACTGCCGGACGCGGAGCTGGACAAGTTCAGCATCGGCGCCAGCGACGACGTGTGGCTGTCCTTCGGCGATGTCGGGGTCTGGCGCGGGCGCTTCGAACCGTGCAGCGCCAGCGTATCGCTGCGCAAGGTGGACGACCCGCTGCTGGCGCGGATCGTGCCTTACGTGCTGCGCCAGGACCGGCAACGGCGGGTGTGGGTCGGCAGCAGCCAGGGTCTGGACCTGTGGTCGGGCGAGCGCTGGATCCGGGTCACCCAGGCCGAGGGCCTGCTGTGGGACGACACCTCCGAATCGGCGTTCTTCGAGGACACCGACGGCTCGGTGTGGATCGGCAACAGCAAGGGCGTCAGCCAGATCCTGGACCCGGCGCGGCTGTTCGCCGCGCGGCCGCTGCGCCTGCAGTTGCTGCGCGCCAGCCGCGCCGGCAAACCGGTCGTCGCCGGCGCGCAGTTGCCGTGGTCGCAGCAGCCGATCGACATCGCCTTCTCGGTGCCCGGCGCGGTCGGCGGCAGCGACAGCATCGGCTTCCGCTACCGCCTCGAAGGCTTGCAGGAGCAATGGGCCAGCACCCAGCAGGCGCACCTGACCTACACCCTGCTCTCGCCCGGCCGTTACGCGCTGGAGGTGCAGGCGCTGGACGAACGCCAGCGCGCGCGCAGCAACGTGGTGCGCCTGGAGTTCACCATCCTGCCGCCCTGGTGGCGCAGCCCGCTGGCGTGGATGGCGTACCTGCTGGCGGCGGCGTTGCTGCTGACCGTGGTGTGGCGCTGGCGGGTGAAACAGTTGCTGGTGCGCGAGCGCACCCTGGCGCGGCTGGTCGCCGAGCGGACCCAGGAACTGGAGCACGACAAGCGCGAACTGGAGCAGGCGCGCGCCGCGCTGGCGCTGAAATCGGTACGCGACGACCTCACCGGCCTGCTCAACCGCGTCGGCATCCTCGACGCGCTGGCGGTGCAGATCCAGCGCTGCCGGAACGACGGCAGCCCGTTGGCGGTGGCGATGATCGATCTGGACCACTTCAAGCAGATCAACGACCAGCACGGCCATCTGATCGGCGACGCGGTGCTGGCGCGGGTCGGGCGGCGCATGACCGCGAACCTGCGCGGTGCCGACCAGATCGGCCGCTACGGCGGCGAGGAACTGCTGGCGGTGCTGCCGGGCCTGGCGCCGCCGGCGCAGAACCCGCTGCGCGCCCTGCACCAGGTGATCGCCGCCACCCCGTTCCTCACCGACGCCGGTCTGCTCGAGGTCACCGCCTCGATCGGCGTGGCCTGGTATCGCGACGGCGAGTCGGTGCAGCAGTTGCTCAGCCGCGCCGACGACGCCCTGTACCGGGCCAAGCATGGCGGCCGCAACCGGATCGAGCTGCATCTGGACCCGGCGCTGGGCGCCAGCGTGCCGCGCTGA
- the fliN gene encoding flagellar motor switch protein FliN: MSQNEIPEPVPAQFESLQPEAGSDGSELNLDMILDVPVTLSLEVGRNRIPIRNLLQLNQGSVVELERGAGEPLDVYVNGTLIAHGEVVTINDRFGVRLTDVVSPSERIRRLR, encoded by the coding sequence ATGAGCCAGAACGAAATCCCCGAGCCGGTCCCGGCCCAGTTCGAGAGCCTGCAGCCGGAAGCCGGCAGCGACGGCAGCGAGCTGAATCTGGACATGATCCTGGACGTGCCGGTGACGCTGTCGCTGGAAGTCGGGCGCAACCGCATTCCGATCCGCAACCTGCTGCAGCTCAACCAGGGCTCGGTGGTGGAGCTGGAGCGCGGCGCCGGCGAGCCGCTGGACGTGTACGTCAATGGCACCCTGATCGCGCACGGCGAGGTGGTGACCATCAACGACCGCTTCGGCGTGCGCCTGACCGACGTGGTCAGCCCCAGCGAGCGCATCCGGAGACTGCGGTGA
- a CDS encoding FliI/YscN family ATPase, producing MSALSGTHPADWLDARNLRLASRLGQLELDAAAGRGLIREGILRRAVGLTLEAVGCEAPMGATCKVEVDGGWVDAEVVGFSGERTSLMPSAETHGLLPNARVVPVRRRGGVEVGEGLLGRVIDSDGVPLDGKGPIRAEGSVGMAGISINPLAREPITMPLDVGVRAINALLPIGRGQRVGLFAGSGVGKSTLLGMMTRYTAADVIVVGLIGERGREVRDFVETTLGEEGLRRAVVVAAPADRPPLARLHGAYRATAIAEWFRDQGLNVLLLMDSLTRFAQAQREIGLSVGEPPTTRGYPPSVFAKLPALVERAGNGAKGRGSITAFYTVLTEGDDPQDPIADAARAILDGHILLSRRVADSGLYPAIDVESSVSRVVQDIADEPWRLRIRALKRLVAAYSANRDLITIGAYQRGNDAAVDEALERWPEIMEFLGQDVAKAADLPHSQAALKRLVEREN from the coding sequence GTGAGCGCGCTGTCCGGTACCCATCCGGCCGACTGGCTGGACGCGCGCAACCTGCGCCTGGCCTCGCGCCTGGGCCAGCTCGAGCTCGACGCCGCCGCCGGCCGCGGCCTGATCCGCGAAGGCATCCTGCGTCGCGCGGTCGGGCTGACCCTGGAAGCGGTCGGCTGCGAGGCGCCGATGGGCGCCACCTGCAAGGTCGAGGTCGATGGCGGCTGGGTCGATGCCGAAGTGGTCGGCTTCTCCGGCGAACGCACCTCGCTGATGCCCAGCGCCGAAACCCACGGTCTGCTGCCCAACGCAAGGGTGGTGCCGGTGCGCCGCCGCGGCGGCGTGGAAGTGGGCGAAGGCCTGCTCGGCCGGGTCATCGACTCGGACGGCGTGCCGCTGGACGGCAAGGGCCCGATCCGCGCCGAAGGCTCGGTCGGCATGGCCGGCATCTCGATCAACCCGCTGGCGCGCGAGCCGATCACCATGCCGCTGGACGTGGGCGTGCGTGCGATCAACGCGCTGCTGCCGATCGGCCGCGGCCAGCGCGTGGGGCTGTTCGCCGGCTCCGGCGTCGGCAAGTCCACCCTGCTGGGCATGATGACCCGCTACACCGCCGCCGACGTGATCGTGGTCGGGCTGATCGGCGAACGCGGCCGCGAAGTGCGCGATTTCGTCGAGACCACGCTGGGCGAGGAAGGCCTGCGCCGCGCCGTGGTCGTGGCCGCGCCGGCCGACCGCCCGCCGCTGGCGCGCCTGCATGGCGCCTACCGCGCCACCGCGATCGCCGAATGGTTCCGCGACCAGGGCCTGAACGTGCTGCTGCTGATGGACTCGCTGACACGCTTCGCCCAGGCGCAGCGCGAGATCGGCCTGTCGGTCGGCGAACCGCCGACCACCCGCGGCTATCCGCCGTCGGTGTTCGCCAAGCTGCCGGCGCTGGTCGAGCGCGCCGGCAACGGCGCCAAGGGCCGCGGCTCGATCACCGCCTTCTACACCGTGCTGACCGAAGGCGACGATCCGCAGGATCCGATCGCCGACGCCGCGCGCGCCATCCTCGACGGCCACATCCTGCTGTCGCGGCGCGTCGCCGACAGTGGCCTGTATCCGGCCATCGACGTCGAATCCTCGGTCAGCCGCGTGGTCCAGGACATCGCCGACGAGCCGTGGCGGCTGCGCATCCGTGCGCTGAAGCGATTGGTCGCGGCGTACTCGGCCAACCGCGACCTGATCACCATCGGCGCCTACCAGCGCGGCAACGATGCGGCCGTGGACGAGGCGCTGGAGCGTTGGCCCGAAATCATGGAATTCCTCGGACAGGATGTCGCCAAGGCCGCAGATCTGCCCCACAGCCAGGCCGCGTTGAAGCGCCTGGTCGAACGTGAGAACTAA